The DNA sequence AAACTGAAGTCATTATTGTCTTGGGTTAAATCAGGCTCTCCGTGGATTTGGCTTACGGGCGGTGCGGTGAGCATCAGTATGCTCTCTGTTCTTGGCCTAATGCTGTTGATTGGCTGGAAGGGCTTAACCTATTTTTGGCCAGCTCCTTTGTATCAATGGCAAGTCGACTCCAAAGACTTATCGTTAGTAGTCGATCTTGACGAAACGGTATCAAAGCAAGATGTATTGATTGGTCAGTTATATGAACGTAAATACATCCCGATAGAGCAAGTGCCTCAAGCCCACGACCTCTTGTCACCTCAAAACCTGTCGACCGGGCTAATCCAACGCTTAAGTATCAAAGTCGCCAACAGAGAACTGTACCCAGCGGACTTTGTTTCCATTCTGGATGTTAACTTACGTGAACCAACAACGCCGCTTGATTGGATTGTGATTGAACGAAGTCGAGGTGGTTATTTCTTTGGTAAACCGGTGGGTTTTAAAACGGCTTCGGGTTCTTATCAAACCAATATCGACCAGAAACTTGAGGATGGCTTGGCGTTTGCAGACACGCTAAGAGAAGAAACGTCACGTGTTGTGAACCAAGAAATACGCAATATCAGTTGGCAATTGGAAAATCTGCGCTTAGAAAAACGTAAGCTTGAACTCAATGAGTCAGTGAGCGACGAATATCTTAAAACCTATACTCAAACTAAACTGGAACTAAATCGCCAGTTAGCGGAAGCAGAAGTAAAGCTTGAGCATCTTAGAACACAGCTTAATGTCGAAAGCTTGTTGGTGGAAGATATGACAGGAGAGCAGGTTGAAATTTCGCTCAGTCATATCTTGGATTATTGGTACCCGAATAATATGTCTTATCTTGAAAAGGTTGGGCATTGGGGCAAACAAGTTTGGAAGTTCTTATCAGAGAACCCACGAGACTCAAACTCTGAAGGTGGGGTGTTTCCTGCGATCTTCGGCACTGTGTTGCTGGTTATTCTCATGTCGATCGTAGTGATGCCACTTGGTG is a window from the Vibrio splendidus genome containing:
- the pstA gene encoding phosphate ABC transporter permease PstA; this translates as MNKLKSLLSWVKSGSPWIWLTGGAVSISMLSVLGLMLLIGWKGLTYFWPAPLYQWQVDSKDLSLVVDLDETVSKQDVLIGQLYERKYIPIEQVPQAHDLLSPQNLSTGLIQRLSIKVANRELYPADFVSILDVNLREPTTPLDWIVIERSRGGYFFGKPVGFKTASGSYQTNIDQKLEDGLAFADTLREETSRVVNQEIRNISWQLENLRLEKRKLELNESVSDEYLKTYTQTKLELNRQLAEAEVKLEHLRTQLNVESLLVEDMTGEQVEISLSHILDYWYPNNMSYLEKVGHWGKQVWKFLSENPRDSNSEGGVFPAIFGTVLLVILMSIVVMPLGVVAAIYLHEYAKNNALTRLIRIAVINLAGVPSIVYGVFGLGFFVYTIGGSIDSLFYAERLPAPTFGTPGLLWSALTLAVLTLPVVIVTTEEGLTRIPSSVRHGSLALGATQFETLWRIVLPMASPAIITGLILAIARAAGEVAPLMLVGVVKLASSLPVDGQFPYLHLERKFMHLGFHIYDVGFQTSNIEAARPLVYATSFLLVTVIVGLNLTAINIRNNLREKYRTLGQD